The Starkeya sp. ORNL1 DNA window AGGCCGGGGATGACGGTCATTTTGGATGCATCGGTCTGGTCCCGTTAGACCGCAGGCTTAAAGCCCGCCCACGGCTTCGGTCTTCGGGCGGGAGCCACGCAGGTCGGCTTCGATCTGCAGCGTGCCGCGGCCGCCGAAGCGGGTCTTGTAGACCTGCGCATTCTCCATCACCCGCTGCACATAATTGCGGGTCTCGGAGAAGGGGATGCGCTCCACCCAATCGATCGGGTCGATGGCGGGATCGCGTGGATCGCCATAGGCGGCAACCCATTTGGCCACGCTGCCGCGCCCGCCATTATAGGCGGCGAAGGTCAGCACATAGCTGTTGTCGTAATTGTCGAGCAGGCTGCGCAGCTCCGCCGCACCGAACTGCACATTCACCGTCGGGTTGTTGTGCAGGCTCTTGACGTCGAAGGGGACGCCTTCGCGCTTGGCGATGGTGCGCCCGGTGGCCGGCATCACCTGCATCAATCCGGTGGCGCCGGCGCGCGAGACCACGGCGGCGTTGAACATGCTCTCCTGCCGGGCAATGGCGTAGACCACGGCGCGGTCGACATCCGGTCCGATCGGGCGGTAGCTCGGAATGCCGATGGTCGGATAGGCGTCGGCTTCCAGCGGAATGCCGCGGTTGAGCGCATTCTTGCCGATCACCACCATGGCCCGCGCATTGCGCTGACCCTCGGCGATGTCGGCGAGCAGGCCGAGCGAAGCGGCGTCCGGCAGGCGCTCGGACAGGTCGGAGGCCAGGGCCATGGCGAGGTCGCGCTCGCCGAGCTGGAGCAGCAGCTTGAAGATCTGCACGCCTTCGTCACGCGAGAAGGCTGTGCGCTGGGCCGCGCTCGGTGCCGGTGCCTCGCGCACGCTCATCGCCGTCAGGCCGAGCCGGGCGCGGGCGATCAGGCCGTAATAGGCGGTCGGGTAATTGGCCGCGACCTGGTACTGGCTGCGGGCGCCGGCATTATTACCGAGCGCCTCGGCAGCACGGCCCTGCCAATAGAAGCCGCGGGCGATGGTCGCGGGATGCGACTGGCCCTCGGCGATCTTGGCGAAATGCTGCTGGGCGGTGCGGGCATCGCCGAGGAAGCGCAGGGCGATCCAGCCGGCGGTGAATTGCTGCTCGGAGCGCTTGTTATCGTCTTCCGGCGGGGCGGCGTCGCGCGCGATCTTGTAGGCGGTCTTGGCGTCGCCGAGATCGAGCAGTTCGCGGGCGACCAGCCGGCGCTCGACCCACCATTCATCCGGGTCGACGATGGCGGCGGCCTCCTTTGGAGCGCTCGACAGGATGCGGGCTGCGGTCGCGTCGTCTCCGGCGCGGCGTGCAATCTTGGCCTGGGTGTAGAGATAGGCCGGGTCGTTGCGCAGCCCGAGCGGCACGGCGGCAAGCAGCTTGGTCGGATCACCATTCTTGGCGAACAGCGCGATGCGGGCGCGGGCGAGGGCGACGACATCGTCACCGGCACGCTGCGCCGCACGCAGGCCGCGGGTCGCGTCCTCGGCGTAGAGCAGCTTGTCGGCGCGGTATTTATGATCGGCGCGGGTGAGCAGGCCGCCGAACTCCACCATGACGGTGGATTCGGTATCTTCCATCAGCGGATCTTCGCGCCAGGCGTCGCGCAGCCACGCGGTGCCGCCGGTGCGGTCGCCGGCGGCGAACAGGGCACGGGCAAGCGCGAGCTTGCCCTCGCCGGAGATCGGCCGTTGCTCGGCGAAGAAGGCGCGTACCGTGCCGGGATCGCGGTTCTCGGCGAACAGCAGATATTCGAGCCGTCGGCGCAGCACGGTAGGAGTCGGCAGCGTCGGGTGCTGCTGAATGATTGCGACCGCCCGGTCGAAGCCGAGATCGCGGGCCGCGGCACGGATGGTCAGCCAGCGCACCAGAGCGCGGGCGCCGGGATCGCTGAGCTGGTCGGCGGCGGCAAGCGCCGCGGCGGACTGGCCCTTCTCGGCGAGATCCATGGCGCTCTGCAGCGAGCCGAGCGCGCCCGGAAGCGGCGCCGGCTTGACTGAGCCGGTGGACTGCGAATCAGCAGGCTTGGCGTCGTCCTTCTTCGCCGAATCCTTTTTCGCCACGTCTTTCTTGGCGGCGTCTTTTTTGGCGTCCTTTTTCGACGCTTCCTTCTTGCCGCCGTCCTTCTTGGACGCGCTCTTCTTGTCGGTGGGCTTGGCCGCCGTGGTCTTTGCGGGTGGCTTCTTGGCCTCTGCGCTCGCAGGCGCGGTGAAGCCGGCCGCCACAAGCATCAGGACGGCCGCAAACGGCATCAGAACGCCAAGACGGCGCGCGCTTATATGGCGCATGGGTTCACGCTCTCCCGACACTGACGCGAGACTTCTTCTGACCGCCGCGCTCGCAAGCCGGCACGGCTAGTTGTCCCGCGATCTTATTGACGAAACGCTAACCACAACCCCAGTCCGCGCAATCATAATTCGCGCGGCAGGCGTGTTTCTGCCTCCGCAAGAGGGCGAAACCGGGGCAGCCTCCCGTATGACGTGCGAGGCAGGAACGGAGCACCATCAGGGTTGACGTGCCAATAAGGCGCTTCCCCGCGGGCGCGTGACGCGATATCTGATTGCCCCTTCGCCTGGAACATCATTCGCGGGCGAAGCCGTCGCAGAGATTCCCCAGGAGCGCGCCATGCCCCACCAGCCGCCATTCCGTGGCTCATTTACGGCTCTCGTCACGCCGTTCCGTGATGGCGCGCTCGACGAGAAAGCCTTTCGCGGGCTGGTCGACTGGCAGATCGAAGAGGGCATACACGGCCTGGTTCCGGTCGGCACCACTGGCGAGAGCCCGACGCTGTCCCACGACGAGCACCACAAGGTGGTGGAGTGGTGCGTCGAGCAGGCCGGCGGCCGCGTACCGGTGATCGCCGGCGCCGGCTCCAACAGCACGGCGGAAGCGATCGGCCTCGCGCAGCATGCAGAGAAGGCGGGAGCGAATGCGGTACTGGTGGTGACGCCCTATTACAACAAGCCGGGCCAGGAAGGCCTGTACCAGCACTACAAGGCGATCAACGACGGCATCGGTATTCCGATCATCATCTACAACATTCCCGGCCGCTCGGTCGTCGACATGTCGGTGGAGACCATGGCGCGGCTGTTCGAACTGAAGAACATCGCCGGGGTGAAGGACGCCACCGCCAATCTGGTGCGTGTCAGCCAGCAGCGCGCCGCGATGGGGCCGGGCTTCAACCAGCTCTCCGGCGAGGATGCCACCGCGCTCGCCTTCATGGCGCATGGCGGCGACGGCTGCATCTCGGTCGCCTCCAACGTGGCGCCGAAGCTGTGCTCGGAATTCCAGAACGCCTGCCTGTCCGGCGACTACCACACCGCGCTGAGCTACCAGGACCGGCTGTTCCCGCTGCACCAGGCGCTGTTCGTCGAGACCAACCCGTCGCCGACCAAATATGCGCTCTCGCTGCTCGGCAAGCTGGTCGACGAAGCGCGCCTGCCGATGGTGCCGGTGAGCGAGAAGACCAAGCAGACGGTGCGCGCCGCCATGGTCCATGCCGGGCTGCTGAACTGAGGCTGCCGTGGTAGGCTCGTCGGCATGACCAAGCTGCTGGACGAGGCCATCGCGAAGCTGAAGGCATTGCCGGACCAGGAACAGGATCGGATCGCCGACCTGTTGCTGGAGCTTGCCGTTGCGGATGGCGCTGATCACGAACTCACTCCCGAGCAGATTCGGGAGGTGGAGATCGCGATGGAACAGGCCGCCCGCGGCGAGTTTGCTAGCGACGAGGAAATGGCAGAGATCTGGCTCCGGTTCGACCTTTGAGGGTTCGTTTCACTCTCAAGGCGCGCAGTCAGCTGGCCAGTATCGAAGCCTTCTGCGAGCGCGCTCACCACGCGGCTTGAAAACCGTATCGGGAGCGATCATGCGGTCGCTCGCCAATATCGCCTCAGCTCCCCAGGCGGGACGGCCAGCCGTCCATCCAGGCAATCGCAGGTGGCGGGTGGCGGGCCTGCCTTACGTCATTATCTATTCCATCGACAATGAACGTGACGAGATCGCGATCCTTGGCGTATTTCACACGGCCCAAAACCGCGACGATGCAATGAAGTGAGACGTGCCGATGACCGAGAAGAAAGTCCTCCCCCGCAAGGTCGTCGCCGATAATCGGCGGGCGCGGTTCGACTATGAGATCGGCGAGGTCTTCGAGGCCGGCATTGCGCTGTCCGGCACCGAGGTGAAGAGCCTGCGCGGCGGCAAGGCGACCATTGCCGAAAGCTACGCCACGGCCAAGTCCGGCGAAGCGATCCTCTACAACTCGTTCATCCCGGAATATCTCCAGGCCAACCGCTTCAATCACGAGCCTCGCCGGCCGCGCAAGCTGCTGCTGCACCGGCGCGAGATTGCCAAGCTGTGGCAGGCGGTGGAGCGCGAGGGCATGACCGTGGTGCCGCTGCGCATCTATTTCAACGAGCAGGGCCGAGCCAAGGTCGAGCTTGCCATCGCGCGTGGCCGCAAGGCGCATGACAAGCGAGAGGCGCTGAAGGCCAAGGACTGGGCACGCGACAAGCAGCGGCTGATGCGCGACCGCGGCTGACCGGCCAACAAAAAAGGCGCCGGTAACGGCGCCTTTTTCTCATGACGCCAATGGCTTGGCGTCAGTCCTTCGCGCGCTCCACATAGGAACCGTCCGACGTCATGACGACGATGCGGGTGCCGATGCCGACATGCGGCGGCACCGCGGAGCGTACGCCGTTCGAGAGGATGGCGGGCTTGTAGGAGGACGAGGCGGTCTGGCCCTTGGTCACCGGCTCGGTGTCGGTCACTTCCAGCACCACGCGCTGCGGCAGATCGATGGCGATGGCGTTGCCCTCATGCATGGATAGCATGACCTGCATGCCCTCCTGGAGATAGGCGGCCTGATCGCCGATGACATCCTTCTGCACCGCGACCTGGTCGTAATTCTCCGGGTTCATGAAATGATAGCCCTCGCCGTCCGAATACAGGAAGGTGTGCGGGCGGTCTTCGACATGGGCGCGCTCCACCTGCTCGGTGGTGCGGTAGCGCTCGGAGATCTTCACGCCATCGGAGATGCGGCGCATGTCGAGCTGCGTGACCGGCGTGCCCTTGCCGGGGTGGATGTTGTCGGCGGTAAGAACGACATAGAGCTTGCCGTCGATGTCGACCACGTTGCCCTTGCGCAGCGTGCTGGCGATGACCTTGACCA harbors:
- the smpB gene encoding SsrA-binding protein SmpB, whose product is MTEKKVLPRKVVADNRRARFDYEIGEVFEAGIALSGTEVKSLRGGKATIAESYATAKSGEAILYNSFIPEYLQANRFNHEPRRPRKLLLHRREIAKLWQAVEREGMTVVPLRIYFNEQGRAKVELAIARGRKAHDKREALKAKDWARDKQRLMRDRG
- the dapA gene encoding 4-hydroxy-tetrahydrodipicolinate synthase, which translates into the protein MPHQPPFRGSFTALVTPFRDGALDEKAFRGLVDWQIEEGIHGLVPVGTTGESPTLSHDEHHKVVEWCVEQAGGRVPVIAGAGSNSTAEAIGLAQHAEKAGANAVLVVTPYYNKPGQEGLYQHYKAINDGIGIPIIIYNIPGRSVVDMSVETMARLFELKNIAGVKDATANLVRVSQQRAAMGPGFNQLSGEDATALAFMAHGGDGCISVASNVAPKLCSEFQNACLSGDYHTALSYQDRLFPLHQALFVETNPSPTKYALSLLGKLVDEARLPMVPVSEKTKQTVRAAMVHAGLLN
- the efp gene encoding elongation factor P, coding for MVKVIASTLRKGNVVDIDGKLYVVLTADNIHPGKGTPVTQLDMRRISDGVKISERYRTTEQVERAHVEDRPHTFLYSDGEGYHFMNPENYDQVAVQKDVIGDQAAYLQEGMQVMLSMHEGNAIAIDLPQRVVLEVTDTEPVTKGQTASSSYKPAILSNGVRSAVPPHVGIGTRIVVMTSDGSYVERAKD
- a CDS encoding lytic transglycosylase domain-containing protein; protein product: MRHISARRLGVLMPFAAVLMLVAAGFTAPASAEAKKPPAKTTAAKPTDKKSASKKDGGKKEASKKDAKKDAAKKDVAKKDSAKKDDAKPADSQSTGSVKPAPLPGALGSLQSAMDLAEKGQSAAALAAADQLSDPGARALVRWLTIRAAARDLGFDRAVAIIQQHPTLPTPTVLRRRLEYLLFAENRDPGTVRAFFAEQRPISGEGKLALARALFAAGDRTGGTAWLRDAWREDPLMEDTESTVMVEFGGLLTRADHKYRADKLLYAEDATRGLRAAQRAGDDVVALARARIALFAKNGDPTKLLAAVPLGLRNDPAYLYTQAKIARRAGDDATAARILSSAPKEAAAIVDPDEWWVERRLVARELLDLGDAKTAYKIARDAAPPEDDNKRSEQQFTAGWIALRFLGDARTAQQHFAKIAEGQSHPATIARGFYWQGRAAEALGNNAGARSQYQVAANYPTAYYGLIARARLGLTAMSVREAPAPSAAQRTAFSRDEGVQIFKLLLQLGERDLAMALASDLSERLPDAASLGLLADIAEGQRNARAMVVIGKNALNRGIPLEADAYPTIGIPSYRPIGPDVDRAVVYAIARQESMFNAAVVSRAGATGLMQVMPATGRTIAKREGVPFDVKSLHNNPTVNVQFGAAELRSLLDNYDNSYVLTFAAYNGGRGSVAKWVAAYGDPRDPAIDPIDWVERIPFSETRNYVQRVMENAQVYKTRFGGRGTLQIEADLRGSRPKTEAVGGL
- a CDS encoding type II toxin-antitoxin system RelE/ParE family toxin, whose product is MKTVSGAIMRSLANIASAPQAGRPAVHPGNRRWRVAGLPYVIIYSIDNERDEIAILGVFHTAQNRDDAMK